One genomic segment of Linepithema humile isolate Giens D197 chromosome 5, Lhum_UNIL_v1.0, whole genome shotgun sequence includes these proteins:
- the LOC137000193 gene encoding uncharacterized protein, giving the protein MSQSEKAGDMPGADAAQIGRVSVRVPPFWPEEPELWFAQLESQFLLSAVTSDSTKYAYAISQIETKYIKEIKDVITNPPTCGKYEAVKRALIQRLSDSQEHRIRQLLEREELGDRKPSQFLRHLRTLAGNAVPDQLLRTLWLGRLPAQMQIILATRADDLLEDVAEQADRVYEVTCRTVAVLDKPKETKSKPTGSLEDQIQALVKQVAALNTRLGRQEHRHKQQRHRSRSRSRTKSNSEEDSEFCFFHRRFGSKARKCTEPCTYKEKKKEKTEN; this is encoded by the coding sequence ATGAGCCAATCAGAGAAGGCCGGCGATATGCCAGGCGCCGACGCAGCACAAATCGGCAGAGTATCGGTGCGAGTACCACCTTTTTGGCCGGAGGAACCAGAATTATGGTTCGCCCAATTAGAGAGCCAGTTCCTGCTGAGCGCCGTCACGTCGGATTCAACCAAGTATGCGTACGCAATCTCGCAAATCGAAACAAAATACATCAAGGAAATCAAAGACGTGATAACGAATCCTCCGACATGCGGGAAATACGAAGCCGTAAAAAGGGCACTCATTCAAAGGCTGAGCGACTCACAGGAACACCGCATCCGCCAATTATTAGAGCGAGAGGAACTTGGCGACCGAAAGCCATCGCAGTTCCTGCGCCATCTAAGGACGCTCGCGGGCAATGCCGTGCCTGATCAACTCCTGCGCACGCTATGGCTGGGGCGTTTACCGGCCCAAATGCAGATCATACTAGCGACGCGAGCTGACGATCTTCTCGAGGACGTGGCGGAACAGGCCGACCGTGTCTACGAAGTCACATGCCGAACAGTCGCAGTTTTGGACAAGCCGAAGGAGACGAAATCAAAACCTACCGGCTCGCTCGAGGACCAGATTCAGGCATTGGTCAAGCAAGTCGCCGCACTCAACACGCGATTGGGCCGGCAGGAGCACCGCCACAAACAACAGCGCCACAGATCGCGCAGCCGCAGCCGGACCAAATCAAATTCGGAAGAAGACAGCGAGTTTTGCTTTTTCCATCGGCGATTCGGCAGCAAGGCAAGAAAGTGTACAGAGCCTTGTACATacaaggagaagaagaaggaaaaaacGGAAAACTAG